The following nucleotide sequence is from Corynebacterium hindlerae.
GCGGAGAGAGAAGCGGGGACGTAATCGAGAATTGGGTGCGCAGCATGGAGTAAAAACTGATCGCCGCAATTGGGCAGACCTGAAAGCAGAGCGTGTTGCAGCGCTAGGAACCACTGAACAACCTTATGTGCTGATAATCGGAGGTGGTCAGGGTGGGATCGCGCTAGCCGCGCGTCTGAAGAGGTTGAGGGTGCCGGCACTGGTCGTCGATAAGCATGCGCGCCCCGGCGACCAGTGGCGCGGTCGCTACCACTCCCTGTGCCTGCACGACCCGGTCTGGTACGACCACCTGCCCTACCTGCCATTCCCTGACGATTGGCCGGTTTTCACCCCGAAAGACAAGATGGGGGATTGGCTCGAGCACTATGTGGGGATCATGGATCTTGACTATTGGTCCAACGCAACCTGCACCAAAGCTGAGCAAGTGGACGGTGGATGGAAGGTTCAGGTAGACCGTGACGGTGACGTGGTGGAGTTGCGACCAACTCAACTCGTGTTTGCCACCGGTATGTCGGGTGTGCCGAACATGCCGACGTTCCCCGGCCAGGAACAATTTTCGGGGGATATCGTACACTCCTCACAACACCCCGGCGGAGAAAAATATCAAGGCAAAACCGTGGTCGTGCTTGGAGCGAACAACTCTGCCCATGACATCTGCGCTGACCTGTATGAAAACGGTGCGCACCCGGTCATGGTGCAACGCTCATCGACGCACGTCTCCCGATCCGAAACATTAATGAAGCATGTCTTTGGCCCGCTCTACTCGGAAGACGCCGTGGAAGCCGGGATCGATACGGATACCGCCGATATGCTGTTCGCATCGTGGCCGTACAAACTCCTGCCCGAGGTGCAGCGGGAGGTTTTCAACACGATTCGGGAAGAAGACGCCGACTACTACCAGCGGCTCGAAGACGCCGGTTTCATACTGGACTTCGGTGACGATGACTCCGGACTCTTCCTTAAATACCTACGACGCGGCTCCGGATACTACATCGACGTTGGTGCCTGCGAGCTCGTCGCGAACGGCTCCATCGAACTCCATTCGCACTGCTCAATCGACCACTTCACACGCGATGGCGTGGTGCTCACCGACGGTGCAGCCATTGAATGTGCGGCCGTTATCTTTGCTACCGGCTTTGGATCCATGAGTGGCTGGGTAGAAAAAATCGTGGACCGCGAAACCGCCCACAAAGTAGGCCGTTGCTGGGGTCTTGGCTCTGACACCACCAAAGACCCCGGCCCCTGGGAAGGCGAACTGCGCAACATGTGGAAACCAACCACCGTGGACAACCTCTGGTTCCACGGTGGCAATCTCCACCAGTCGCGTCACTACTCCCGATACCTGGCCATCCAGCTGGCTGCGCGATATTTAGGGATGGACACGCCCGTGCACAAGATTCCAGAAGTGAATCACGTGGGGTAGGGCCTGCGCTGCTTCTAGCTGTTCATCGGGATGCTCTTTCAACGATCAGTTGAACCTATGGCTTTTGCCTATCTCGCGGCCCCGACCCCAATTAGCCTGCGCATGTAGGGTGGCTTAGTTGAGGTCAAACTCTCTTTTCAGCAGTGTTTTAGAGCGTCTGGTCGATGCAGATTCCGTAGCTACCCAGGCATTCCAGCCGAACCAATCTTGGTTGCCAGATGTTTGAACCAACGCTTGACCATCCGGGAACTCATCAACCCAGGACGCAGTGAAGTTTGGGCCTTCTGGCAAGGTGATGAG
It contains:
- a CDS encoding NAD(P)-binding domain-containing protein, producing MQYKLHPNDDLDHRSVIVGIATTWLNAWQKLLDGSAQPQEVFAEDSFWRDFVTFTWNIHTAEGIPQIEELIAHNPPMRPVDRIQVTEEVAETEDVTRVSFDFETPLFLGKGIVRIRDGKAWTLLTSARELKERREKRGRNRELGAQHGVKTDRRNWADLKAERVAALGTTEQPYVLIIGGGQGGIALAARLKRLRVPALVVDKHARPGDQWRGRYHSLCLHDPVWYDHLPYLPFPDDWPVFTPKDKMGDWLEHYVGIMDLDYWSNATCTKAEQVDGGWKVQVDRDGDVVELRPTQLVFATGMSGVPNMPTFPGQEQFSGDIVHSSQHPGGEKYQGKTVVVLGANNSAHDICADLYENGAHPVMVQRSSTHVSRSETLMKHVFGPLYSEDAVEAGIDTDTADMLFASWPYKLLPEVQREVFNTIREEDADYYQRLEDAGFILDFGDDDSGLFLKYLRRGSGYYIDVGACELVANGSIELHSHCSIDHFTRDGVVLTDGAAIECAAVIFATGFGSMSGWVEKIVDRETAHKVGRCWGLGSDTTKDPGPWEGELRNMWKPTTVDNLWFHGGNLHQSRHYSRYLAIQLAARYLGMDTPVHKIPEVNHVG